Proteins encoded in a region of the Anopheles ziemanni chromosome 2, idAnoZiCoDA_A2_x.2, whole genome shotgun sequence genome:
- the LOC131294070 gene encoding putative gustatory receptor 59e, translating into MVLELLSNKQLFKNDFLRSARKVVRICQLFGTVPWYLDLFEAGFFLREQHQGGLRCWRLWCMQGLNTVYSIMITSAIMTTTVLQHSDFDWKMPFMTQMLYISEYITANGVVLMVLIGCHYQRCFYRKFAEKLLAITASIASCGAAVDFQRIENIFNRLLLGVALFFGTVLTVDFLYNDRSFWSFLRSSSVYTLSNIINVLGLIQYTYLLYFIYLFYSDVNRLLMSYTVNASRDKQCRTRRRLSYETTIVTPSSGGASLLYDYAHLIDLLRSIHLELNELLEQVNDCFGVLIVSTTTASFIVLSLQFFAIYTLTTVRVWKVSDTLLLVYTVLWIVLHGAKVLMVLYPSHLVQKERERTGPILYHFNPHEKDTALANALMKFSNQLLHETGHQTACGLIHLEMTLISTMVGALTTYLVILIQFDTAVSQGQSTANASQKGSSGA; encoded by the exons GAACTGCTCTCAAACAAgcagttatttaaaaatgatttcctCCGATCGGCTCGCAAAGTGGTGCGTATTTGCCAGCTTTTTGGAACGGTGCCATGGTATCTGGATCTGTTCGAAGCCGGTTTCTTCCTTCGAGAGCAACATCAGGGTGGGTTGCGATGTTGGAGACTATGGTGCATGCAGGGGTTGAACACGGTCTACTCGATCATGATCACTTCGGCTATAATGACCACCACTGTGCTGCAGCACTCTGACTTCGACTGGAAGATGCCGTTCATGACGCAAATGTTGTACATCAGCGAGTATATCACGGCGAACGGTGTGGTGCTGATGGTGTTGATCGGGTGTCATTATCAACGCTGCTTCTATCGAAAATTTGCAGAAAAATTGCTCGCAATCACGGCCAGCATCGCATCCTGCGGTGCTGCGGTCGATTTTCAGCGCATCGAGAACATCTTCAACCGACTGCTGCTCGGGGTGGCACTATTCTTCGGCACCGTGCTTACGGTGGACTTCCTGTACAACGATCGATCGTTTTGGAGCTTCTTGAGGAGCTCCTCCGTGTACACGTTGTCGAACATAATCAACGTGCTAGGGCTGATCCAGTACACCTACCTGCTGTACTTCATCTATCTATTCTACAGCGACGTGAACCGGTTACTAATGTCCTACACGGTTAACGCATCCCGGGACAAACAGTGTCGCACACGCCGTCGTCTGTCATACGAGACGACGATCGTCACGCCGTCTAGTGGTGGCGCTTCCTTGCTGTATGACTATGCTCACCTCATCGATCTACTACGCTCGATCCACCTCGAGTTGAACGAGCTGCTCGAACAGGTGAATGACTGCTTCGGGGTGCTGATCGTATCCACCACGACCGCCTCCTTCATCGTGCTTAGTCTGCAGTTCTTTGCCATCTATACGTTGACAACGGTACGGGTATGGAAAGTCAGTGACACGTTATTGCTGGTGTACACCGTCTTATGGATAGTGCTACATGGTGCCAAAGTCCTGATGGTTCTGTACCCTAGCCATCTAGTGCAGAAGGAGCGGGAGCGTACAGGACCCATTTTGTACCATTTCAATCCGCACGAGAAGGATACAGCACTCGCAAACGCG CTAATGAAGTTTTCGAACCAGCTTCTGCACGAAACGGGACACCAAACTGCTTGCGGTCTCATTCATTTGGAAATGACGCTCATAAGTACG ATGGTTGGTGCGCTTACGACCTATCTGGTCATTCTGATACAGTTTGACACGGCCGTATCACAAGGCCAATCGACTGCCAACGCGTCCCAGAAGGGTAGTTCCGGCGCCTAG